The segment TGGGTCGCGGCGATCAGGCGCACATCGACCTTTTGCGACTGCACCGAGCCGACCCGGCGAATCTCGCCCTCTTGCAGCACGCGCAGCAGGCGGGCCTGGGCTTCCAGTGGCAATTCGCCGATTTCGTCGAGGAACAGCGTACCGCCGTCAGCGGCTTCCACCAGGCCGGCGCGGCCGGCGCTGGCGCCGGTGAACGCGCCCTTTTCGTGGCCGAACAGCTCGGACTCGATCAGGGTTTCCGGGATGGCCGCGCAGTTCACCGAGATCATCGGTGCCTTGGCCCGGCGAGAGAGGTTGTGCAGGGCGCGGGCCACCAGCTCTTTACCGGTACCCGACTCACCTTGGATCAGCACGTTGGAGTCGGTGGGCGCGACCTTGCGGATCTTCACGTACAGCTCTTGCATGGGCGCGCAGGAGCCGATGATGCCTATTTCGCCGTTGGCAGATGCAGCAGGCTTGTCGCTGGCCGCCTTGCCGTTGCCCGGGCGGGCTTCGGCGGCAGGGGCTGCAGCGGCAGCTGGCGCGTTCTGCCGGTCACGCAGGATGCGCGCGACGGCCTGGAGCATCTCGTCGTGGTCGAAGGGCTTGGCGATGTAGTCCACCGCGCCCATTTTCATCGAGTCCACCGCCGAGCGCAGGCTGGCGTAGCTGGTCATGATCAGCACCGGGGTGCCCTGGCCGAGCTTGATCAGCTCGGTGCCCGGGGCGCCGGGCAGGCGCAGGTCGCTGACGATCAGGTCGAAGGTGGCAATGCTGAAGCGTTCCTGGGCTTCCTGCACCGAGCCGGCTTCGCTGACCTGGTACTGGTTCCGTTCGAGCAGGCGGCGCAGGGCCGAACGGATGATGGTTTCGTCTTCGACGATCAGAATGTGCGGCATTGATTCAATTCTCTCGACGGTCTCGAATTTCAGGGGACGTCGCTACGACATGCCGGGGCAGGGTCACGCGGATCCGGGTACCACGTTGCCGTTCGATGTCGGCGGGGCTGTCGATGGTGATTTGCCCATAATGCTCTTCCACGATGGAATAGACCAGCGCGAGGCCCAGTCCGGTTCCCTCGCCTGGGTCCTTGGTGGTGAAGAAGGGTTCGAACAGGCGGTCCATGATGTTTTTCGGGATGCCGCTGCCTTCGTCCTCGACGATCAGGTCGACGGTGTGCTCGCTGACATCGCTGCGCACGCGCACGGCGCTGCCGGGCGGCGAGGCGTCGCGGGCATTGGAAAGCAGGTTGATGAGCACCTGGGCCAGGCGTTGCGGGTCGCCCTCGACCCAGTGGTCCGGGTCGCAGAGGTTGAAGAACTGTACTTCGAAATTGCGCCGGTTCAACGCCAGCAGACCAATGGCATCCTGTGCCACCTCCGCCAGGCACACCGGCTCCTCGCTGTTCTGCTGGCTGCCGCCGGCGTGGGCGAAGCTCATCAGCGACTGGACGATGCGCGACACGCGTTTGGTTTGCTCGAGGATCTGGCTGGACAGCTCGATGATCTCGCCGTCGCCCTCGCGTTCTTCGCGCAGGTTTTGCGCAAGACAGGCGATGCCGGTAATCGGGTTGCCGATCTCGTGGGCCACGCCTG is part of the Pseudomonas fakonensis genome and harbors:
- a CDS encoding sigma-54-dependent transcriptional regulator, encoding MPHILIVEDETIIRSALRRLLERNQYQVSEAGSVQEAQERFSIATFDLIVSDLRLPGAPGTELIKLGQGTPVLIMTSYASLRSAVDSMKMGAVDYIAKPFDHDEMLQAVARILRDRQNAPAAAAAPAAEARPGNGKAASDKPAASANGEIGIIGSCAPMQELYVKIRKVAPTDSNVLIQGESGTGKELVARALHNLSRRAKAPMISVNCAAIPETLIESELFGHEKGAFTGASAGRAGLVEAADGGTLFLDEIGELPLEAQARLLRVLQEGEIRRVGSVQSQKVDVRLIAATHRDLKNLAKAGQFREDLYYRLHVIALKLPALRERGSDVNEIAHTFLARQSARVGRDDLHFSSEAEQAIRHYSWPGNVRELENAVERAVILSESAEISADLLGIDIELADLEDDDGLDSLPALVSGGANNASHEPTEDLSLEDYFQHFVLEHQDHMTETELARKLGVSRKCLWERRQRLGIPRRKSNATSE